In Hermetia illucens chromosome 1, iHerIll2.2.curated.20191125, whole genome shotgun sequence, one genomic interval encodes:
- the LOC119653633 gene encoding probable Ufm1-specific protease 1: protein MDNTSSAYDNLLENIQTAIAPPTETGSTYLCRGPFKYFHYKCEGFNDVGWGCAYRTLQSICSLIIAEQNPNDELQCVPTIPQIQETLVSISDKPQSFLGSREWIGALEVFYVIDTLYNISCKIQHVPKTEDLKKYANVVKKYFEDWGGLIMMGGDVDASSKGIAGVHIAGNEAYFLVVDPHFVGKPKSAQELIDKGYLQWRRTGDFVDSSFYNLCLPQFKVRSCI, encoded by the exons ATGGATAACACGTCCTCAGCTTACGATAATCTTCTGGAAAACATACAAACAGCTATCGCACCTCCAACAGAAACCGGATCAACGTACTTATGCCGAGGACCCTTCAAATATTTTCACTATAAATGTGAAGGCTTTAATGACGTCGGATGgggttgcgcttacagaacgcTGCAATCAATATGTTCCCTTATTATAGCTGAGCAAAATCCAAATGACGAGCTTCAATGCGTGCCAACTATTCCACAAATTCAAGAAACTTTAGTTAGCATCTCCGATAAACCGCAGTCTTTTCTTGGATCGCGAGAATGGATTGGAGCGTTAGAAGTGTTCTATGTAATAGACACTTTGTATAATATTTCATGCAAGATTCAGCATGTGCCGAAAACTGAGGATTTGAAGAAATATGCAAATGTTGTGAAAAAGTACTTTGAAGATTGGGGAGGACTTATTATGATGGGCGGAGATGTGGATGCATCATCAAAAGGTATTGCTGGTGTACATATAGCAGGGAATGAAGCATATTTTTTGGTGGTG GATCCGCACTTTGTTGGGAAGCCAAAAAGCGCACAAGAGCTTATCGATAAAGGATATTTACAGTGGCGTCGTACTGGAGACTTTGTGGATAGTTCGTTTTACAATCTTTGTTTGCCACAGTTTAAAGTGCGGTCATGTATTTAA
- the LOC119653626 gene encoding probable peroxisomal acyl-coenzyme A oxidase 1 codes for MPAKAQKINPDLLKERQKASFKTEELAVWWNGGQKKLENKRFLEDYFLNDPALQDDLPISYMSHKELYEHSVKKSYIVLKKLHEYQKKTGNSIDNYMALLGGNLGSGLIKEGNPLTVHFVMFLPTLLGQATPEQQAEWLPRAWNCNIIGTYAQTELGHGTFIRGLEARADYDPKTQEFVLNSPTLTSYKWWPGGLAHTANYAVVVAQLYTKGECHGIHPFIVQLRDEETHMPLPGIKIGEIGTKVGMKSVNNGYLGFEKVRIPRKNMLMKNAQVLEDGTFVKPKASVLTYGTMMFVRVAIVGDASNNLAKAVTIATRYSAVRRQSPIDPNKPEPQIIDHVTQQLKLFPQIAKAFVFKVAANYIWDLYNQITGELAKGDLERLPELHAMSCCLKAICTADASSGVELLRLSCGGHGYMECSNFPTIYGIATAAVTYEGENTVLLLQTARYLMKAWSLALQNEKLVPTVAYLGEYRDSTRFTNWDGSVPQIIEAFKFVAAQKVRLAYNSVEKRRQSGYSQEEAANLSGIELTQAANIHCRAFLLQMCYEQLEQNSKDTSPALAVILKDIIELYSVDACLTHLGELLRFVQLDESQVSQLQRRLETVLARIRPNAVAIVDGFDFHDRVLSSALGAYDGNVYERLFQEAQKSPLNQEPVNKSFHEYLKPLMKSNL; via the exons ATGCCTGCCAAAGCCCAAAAGATCAACCCTGACTTGCTGAAGGAGCGCCAGAAGGCCTCTTTCAAAACGGAGGAACTAGCTGTTTGGTGGAATGGCGGCCAGAAGAAGCTGGAGAACAAACGATTCCTCG AGGACTACTTTCTTAATGATCCAGCACTGCAAGATGACTTACCAATTTCGTACATGTCTCACAAGGAACTTTATGAACACAGCGTCAAAAAGTCATACATTGTGCTGAAGAAACTCCATGAGTACCAGAAGAAGACTGGCAATTCCATTGATAACTATAT GGCTTTACTCGGTGGGAACCTTGGCTCAGGGCTAATCAAAGAAGGAAACCCACTGACAGTGCATTTTGTTATGTTTCTTCCAACATTGCTGGGCCAAGCAACACCTGAACAACAAGCTGAATGGCTGCCGCGTGCATGGAATTGCAACATTATCGGAACCTATGCCCAAACAGAACTTGGTCACGGAACTTTCATTCGTGGACTAGAAGCTCGTGCCGATTATGACCCCAAAACACAGGAGTTCGTTTTAAATAGTCCAACACTGACTTCATACAAATGGTGGCCCGGTGGAT TGGCTCACACCGCCAACTATGCCGTTGTCGTTGCTCAACTCTACACGAAAGGCGAATGCCATGGAATCCATCCATTTATTGTTCAGCTTCGGGATGAAGAGACACACATGCCTTTGCCTGGAATTAAGATTGGTGAAATTGGCACCAAGGTCGGAATGAAGAGTGTAAACAACGGATATTTAGGCTTCGAGAAAGTCCGTATTCCTAGGAAGAATATGCTTATGAAAAATGCTCAAGTATTGGAAGATGGAACATTCGTTAAGCCCAAAGCCTCCGTCCTGACATATGGAACTATGATGTTTGTGCGGGTGGCTATTGTAGGCGATGCTTCGAACAATCTCGCTAAGGCAGTAACAATTGCAACAAGATATTCAGCAGTTCGGAGGCAAAGTCCAATCGATCCAAA CAAGCCAGAACCACAGATCATCGATCATGTGACGCAACAACTGAAACTCTTCCCCCAAATCGCAAAGGCATTCGTATTCAAAGTCGCCGCAAATTATATTTGGGATTTGTATAATCAAATCACCGGTGAATTGGCCAAAGGAGACTTGGAACGATTGCCCGAACTCCACGCAATGTCATGTTGTTTAAAAGCAATTTGCACAGCCGACGCTAGTTCTGGCGTTGAATTGCTACGTCTTTCGTGTGGCGGCCATGGCTACATGGAATGCTCTAATTTCCCGACAATATACGGAATTGCAACTGCGGCAGTCACTTATGAAGGCGAAAATACTGTACTTTTACTCCAGACCGCACGTTATTTAATGAAAGCCTGGAGCCTCGCATTACAAAATGAAAAACTTGTACCCACTGTAGCCTACCTCGGCGAGTACAGAGATTCAACAAGGTTCACCAATTGGGATGGCTCAGTTCCACAAATCATTGAAGCATTCAAGTTTGTTGCGGCCCA GAAAGTGCGGCTTGCTTATAATAGTGTTGAAAAGCGCAGGCAATCCGGTTATAGCCAGGAAGAAGCTGCCAATCTATCAGGAATAGAATTGACCCAAGCAGCAAAT ATCCACTGCCGAGCATTCCTCCTACAAATGTGCTACGAACAACTTGAGCAAAACTCGAAAGACACCTCGCCAGCCTTGGCTGTAATTCTCAAAGACATTATTGAACTATACTCTGTCGATGCATGTCTAACTCATCTTGGTGAATTGCTAAGg TTTGTGCAATTAGATGAAAGTCAAGTGTCGCAGCTTCAACGTAGACTCGAGACTGTTCTAGCCCGCATTAGGCCGAATGCTGTCGCCATCGTAGACGGTTTCGATTTCCACGATAGAGTGCTGTCTTCCGCTTTGGGAGCTTACGACGGTAACGTATATGAGAGATTATTCCAAGAGGCCCAGAAAAGTCCGCTCAATCAAGAGCCCGTCAATAAGTCATTCCATGAGTATTTGAAACCCCTCATGAAATCAAATTtataa
- the LOC119657427 gene encoding mitochondrial transcription rescue factor 1 produces MCSRLVRLGLRTRGFLELSSCYHPVSTKCVQNLPACDQSNVSLLHPLFTQPARWKYTKKNQPSAEEDDESDEEEELENFKDEPDGKVVKSSVKSLRLDLILKSGLGLARNKVEAIFYDNKIRVNGEKITKKSMQVDVGDEIDVVKSFSPSNPEHLLIARVQLLATNEKEEGYRVIMRRFKSIIVENYKGQNAWKSSS; encoded by the coding sequence ATGTGTTCTAGGTTAGTTAGATTGGGTCTGAGGACCAGAGGCTTCTTGGAGTTGTCTTCCTGCTACCATCCGGTGTCCACAAAATGTGTTCAGAATCTCCCAGCCTGCGACCAAAGCAACGTTAGCCTGTTGCATCCACTTTTCACACAGCCTGCCCGATGGAAGTATACAAAGAAGAACCAGCCGTCAGCTGAGGAGGACGACGAATCTGACGAAGAAGAGGAACTAGAAAACTTCAAGGATGAACCTGACGGGAAGGTCGTCAAATCCAGTGTGAAGTCCCTCAGGTtagatttaattttgaaatccggtcTCGGACTAGCTAGGAACAAAGTCGAGGCAATTTTCTATGACAACAAAATTCGCGTGAATGGCGAGAAAATCACGAAGAAAAGTATGCAGGTTGACGTGGGGGACGAGATAGACGTCGTGAAAAGTTTTAGTCCTTCAAACCCTGAACACCTGCTTATTGCCCGTGTTCAGTTGCTTGCAACCAATGAAAAGGAGGAAGGCTACCGGGTGATCATGAGGCGATTCAAGTCGATAATAGTCGAAAACTATAAAGGACAAAATGCTTGGAAGTCAAGCAGCTAG